In Amycolatopsis sp. FBCC-B4732, the genomic stretch TCGACCTGCGGGTGCACCCCGACGTGGTCGAGCGGGGCGGCGGGTTCGGCCGGCGCCGGGCCGTCGATCAGCTCGCGCTTGAGGTACTCGTCCTGCAGCACCTGGCGGAACTTCTCCGCGCCCCAGTCCTTGACCAGGAACTTGATCCGGGCGCGGGAGCGCAGCCGCCGGTAGCCGTAGTCGCGGAAGATCGAGATGACGCCTTCCCAGACGTCGGGGACCTCGTCCAGCGGCACCCACGCGCCGAGGCGCTGCCCGAGCATCGGGTTGGTCGACAGGCCGCCGCCGACCCAGACGTCGAAGCCGGGGCCGTGCTCGGGGTGGTCGACGCCGACGAAGGCGATGTCGTGGATCTCGTGCGCGACGTCGGGCTGGCCGGAGACCGCGGTCTTGAACTTGCGCGGCAGGTTCGCGAACTCGGGCTTGCCGATGTAGCGGCGCTTGATCTCGTCGATCGCCGGCGTGCCGTCGATCACTTCGTCGGCCGCGATGCCGGCGACCGGCGAGCCGAGGATGACGCGCGGGCTGTCGCCGCACGCCTCCATCGTCGTCATGCCGGACTGCTCGAGCTTGTCCCAGATCGCGGGGACGTCCTCGATCCGGATCCAGTGGTACTGGATGTTCTGCCGGTCGGTGATGTCGGCGGTGTCGCGGGCGTACTGCTGCGAGATCTCGCCGAGCACGGTGAGCTGCCGGGTGGTCAGCGCGCCGCCGTCGAGGCGGACCCGCAGCATGAAGTAGCTGTCGTCGAGCTCTTCGGGCTCCAGCGTCGCGGTGCGGCCGCCGTCGATCCCCGGCTTGCGCTGGGTGTAGAGGCCGAACCAGCGGAACCGGCCGCGCAGGTCACCCGGGTCGATCGCGTCGAACCCGCGGTGGGCGTAGATGTTTTCGATCCGCGCCCGCACGTTGAGCGGGTGATCGTCCTTCTTCGACCGCTCGTTCGGGTTCAGCGGCTCCCGGTAACCGAGCGCCCACTGCCCTTCGCCGCGCTTCTGCTTCGCGCGGGTGGGTCGGGCGGGGGTCTGACGCGTGGGCGTGGCCATGGCGGCGTCCTCCGAGGGGGCTGTCCGATTTCGTGGCAGGTGGTGGCGACGGCAGTCAGCGAACGGGTGCGCAGAGGGCGCTGGCGACCCGCAGGAGGTCGACGTGGCGGCGGGCCACGAGGAAGTCACCGGCATGAGTCACGACGTGAGCGTGCCACGCGTCCACAATGTGGTCCAGGCCTGACCGCATGCTGGGAGAAGGGTCACTCACCTGCGAAAATCGTGTCAACCATGCTGCGTGCGGACTCTTGCGCCATTCAAACCACTACAGGTAGAGTACTTCGGACACAGTGGTTTGAAGAGGGGAACTGGATGCAGGTCAAGGGTTTCGGGGCGGGGTACCTGGTCGACGACGTCGCCGCGACCACCCGCTTCTACGCCGACGTGCTCGGGCTGACGGTCACCGTCGAGCTGGACTGGTTCGCCAGCGTCAACGCCGGCGCGCCGGGCTACGAGATCAGCTTCGTGCAGCGCGGGCACGCGTCGGTGCCGGCGGGGTACCGGGCGGCCGAGACGACCGGCGTGATGTTCGGGCTCGTCGTCGAAGACGCGGCGGCCGAGGCGAAGCGGCTGGCGGAGGCGGGGGTGGACCTCGTCGTGCCCCTCGTCGACGAGGTGTACGGGCAGCGGCACTTCTACGTCGCGGACCCGGACGGCGTGCTGCTCGACGTCATCGAAATGATCCCCGTCGACCCCGAGTGGGCGGCGGCGAACCTCCCGGCCTCGTAGGGGACAATCGGGGTGTGCCCGAGCTGCGTCCCGACCCCGCCACCCCGATCGATCCGGCGTTGCCGGAAAGCGCGCTGGACGGCCTCGGCAGCAGAGCGTTCGGGGTCTACGTGCACGTCCCGTTCTGCGCGACGCGCTGCGGTTACTGCGACTTCAACACCTACACCGCGGGTGAGCTGGACTCCGGCTCGTCGCCCCAGTCCTGGCTCGAGGGGCTGCGGCGCGAGCTGGAGCTGGCCGCCCGCGTGCTGGTCGTGCCGCCGGCCGCCGACACCGTGTTCGTCGGCGGCGGCACGCCTTCGCTGCTCGGCGCGGACGGCCTGGCTTCGGTGCTCGACGCCGTCCGCGACGTCTTCGGGCTCGCCCCGGGCGCCGAGGTGACGACGGAGTCGAACCCGGAGTCGACGTCGCCGGAGTTCTTCGCCGGGATCCGCGAGGCCGGCTACACCCGCGTTTCGCTGGGCATGCAGTCGGCCGCGCCGCACGTGCTGAAGATCCTCGACCGCGTGCACACGCCGGGCCGGCCGGGGCAGGCCGCCGCCGAAGCGCGCGCCGCCGGGTTCGACCACGTGAACCTCGACGTGATCTACGGCACGCCGGGAGAACGCCCGGACGACCTCCTCGCCACCCTCGACGCCGTGCTGGCCGCCGGCGTCGACCACGTGTCCGCGTACGCGCTGATCGTCGAGGAGGGCACCGCGCTGGCTCGCCGCGTGCGCCGCGGCGAGCTGCCCGCGCCCGACGACGACGTGCTGGCCGCGGACTACGAGATGATCGACGCGGCGCTCGCGGCGGCCGGGCTGCGCTGGTACGAGGTGTCGAACTGGGCGGCCTCCGACGCGGCCCGCTGCCGCCACAACCTCGGCTACTGGCGCGGCGACGACTGGTGGGGCGCCGGCCCGGGCGCGCACAGCCACGTCGGCGGGGTGCGCTGGTGGAACGTCAAGCACCCGGCGCGCTACGCCGCGCTGCTGGCCGGCGGCGATTCGCCGGCGGGCGGGCGCGAAGTGCTCACCGACGACGACCAGCACCTCGAGCGGATCATGCTCGAGCTCCGCGTCGCCGAAGGGCTGCCGCTCGACGCCCTCGACGAGCCCGGGCTCGCCGAAGCCCGCGCGGCCGCGGCGGAGGGCCTGCTCGACCCGTCCGCTTTGGACACGCGGGGCCGCGCGGTGCTCACCGACCGCGGGCGGCTGCTCGCCGACGGCGTCGTCCGGCGGCTCGCGGGCTGAGCCGGGAATTATTCCGGCCGCCCCGGTCGTTGCTTGTATTGAGCAACGACTTCCGGGAGGCCTCATGGCGCGCGCGATCAAGTTCGACGAGTACGGCGACGTGGAGGTCCTCCGGGTCGAGGACGTCCCCTTGCCGATCGCCGGACCGGGGCAGGTGCTCGTCGAGGTGCGGGCCGCCGGGATCAACCCGGGCGAGGCGGCCATCCGGCGGGGCTTCCTGCACGAGCGCTACCCGGCGACGTTCCCGTCCGGTCAGGGCAGCGACTTCGCCGGCGTCGTGGCCGAGCTCGGCCAAGGCGTCGAGGAGATCGCCGTCGGCGACGAGGTGATCGGGTTCGTCGACACCCGCTCCAGCCACGCCGACTTCGTCGTCGCGGAAGCGGAGAACCTGACGCCGAAGCCCGCCGACCTGCCGTGGGAGGTCGCCGGCTCGCTGTTCGTGGCCGGCACGACCGCGTACGCCGCGGTGGGAGCGGTGTGCCCGCGCGAAGGGGAGACGGTCGTCGTTTCGGGCGCGGCGGGCGGTGTGGGTTCGCTCGCGGTGCAGCTGGCGAAGCTGGCCGGCGCCGAGGTGATCGGCCTCGCCGGCGAAGCGAACCACGAGTGGCTGCGCGAGCTCGGCGTCGTCCCGGTTTCCTACGGGGATGGCGTTCTCGGGCGGATCAGGGAAGCGGCGCCGGACGGCGTCCACGCCTTCGTCGACACCTTCGGTTCCGGGTACGTGGAACTGGCGCTGCACCTGGGGATCCACCCCGGGCGGATCGACACGATCATCGACTTCGAGGCGGCCGCGAAGTACAACGTCAAGACCGACGGCAACGCGGCCGGCGCGTCCGCCGACATCCTGCGCGAGCTGGGCCTGTTGCTGGACAAGGGGTTGCTGACCCTGCCGGTCGCCCGCGTCTACCCGCTGGACGAGGTGCGCGACGCCTACCGCGAGCTGGAGCAGCGGCACACGCGCGGCAAGATCGTGCTGCGGCCCTAGTTTTTCGCGGCCAGCACCTTGAGGCCGGCGAGGTAGGTGTCGAGGGCGAACTCGAGGCGTTCGGTGGCCGTCTCGGCGGAGAAGAACTCGCCGATGCGCAGCATGTTCGGGAACGACTCGGCGGGCAGCGAGCGCATGTAGGCGACCATCTGCTCGCCGCGTTTCGCCGTCTCGGCCTGGTCGATGTCGCCCCAGGTCCAGCCGCTGGCTTCGTACGCGTACGCCTTGGCGTAGAGGGAAAGCGCGTCGCCCGCGAACGTCGCCTGCTTGAGCCCGAGGCCGCCGGCGCGCAGCAGGGCGAGCATCGCCTCGCCCTGCTGCAGCGAACTCGGCGTGACCGGCACGGCGATGTCCCACGCCACGCGCGCGATGCCGGGGTGGGCGACCATCACCCGGATCTGCGCGCGGACGAGGTCCTTGACCTGCGCGTCCCAGCGGGCCGGGTCCGGCTCCGGCAGCGGCACGTCGGCGAGCACGGCGTCGAGCATCAGCTCCGCCAGTTCGTCCTTGTTGGACACGTGCGCGTAGAGCGACGCGGGCCCGGTGTCGAGTTCCTGCGCGACCCGCCGCATGGTGACCGCCTCGAACCCCTCCTTCGCCAGGATTTCCAGCCCCGTCTTCACGACGAGTTCCTGGGACAGGACGGGTTTCGCGGCGCGGCGGCGCGGGGCGCTGCGCCACGGCGGCGGGGGAACGGTCACGCGAACACTGTACTTGACGCGAACGGCGTTCGTCGATAGAACAGTGTTCGTCAAACGAACAGCGTTCGTGAAGGGGATCCTATGACCACGACCACCGCCGAAGCCGACGTCCGCGCCGTGCTCGGCAAGCTCACGCAGGCCTGGAACGACGGGGACGCGACCGCGTACGGGCGGCTCTTCACCGAAGACGCGGACTACGTAACGTTCTTCGGGGCGAACTTCGCCGGCCGCGCCGGGATCGAGAGCTCGCACCGCGCGCTCTTCGAAGGACCGCTCAAGGGGATCAAGCTGACCGGGCGGCCCGACGCGGCGGCGAAGGTGCGGTTCGTCCGCCCGGACGTCGCCGTCGCCGTCGTGGGTGGCGGCTCGTCGGTGACCGGTTCGGACACGACGGACGAAGGCCGTGAATCGACCGTCACCTTCGTGCTCGTCCGCGAAGACGGCGAGTGGCTGATCACGGCATTCCAGAACACGCGCGTTTCGGATCCTCGCTCGTGAAAGCGCTTGCGGAGGCTTCGGGGGTCGTCGCGCGGCCACCCGGGGAGGTGTTCGACCGGTTGCGGGGCCTGCTGAGCGGCGGCCACCCGATGCGGATGGACGTCGACCGCGAACGCGGGTTCGTCGCGGTCCAGGGCGGCTGGTGGTACCGCGGGGAGTACCGCGTCACGCCGGATCCGGCCGGCGCCCGCGTCGAGCACCGGGTGGTCAACGCGGCTTCGCGCGGGCGGTGGGGCGTGCCGGCGGCGAACCGGTTCTTCATCGGGTTCCGGGCGCGGACCGCCGCCGGGTTCGCGCGGCTGCTCGAAGAACTGAGTACACCTGGGTAGGCACGGGCCCGATCCGGCGCGTAGGCTGACTTAGGTAAGCCTTAGTATTGGAGTGGTCGATGGCTGAAGCACCCCGGCGGTCCGGGCGTCCCGCGGTGCGCCTGCGGGTCCTGCGCACCGAGCGGCTGACGCCGCACATGATCCGGATCGTCGCGGGCGGTGACGGCATCGCCGCCTTCTCGCCGAACGAGTTCACCGACGCCTACGTGAAGGTGCTGTTCAAGGTGCCCGGCGTCGAGTACCCGGAGCCGTTCGACGTCCAGGAGTGCCGCGCGACGCTGCCGCGGGAACACTGGCCGCGGCAGCGTTCCTACACCGTCCGGGCGTTCGACCCGCAGGCCGGCGAGCTGGTCATCGACTTCGTCCACCACGGCGACGAGGGCATCGCCGGCCCGTGGGCGGCCGCCGCCCAGCCGGGCGACGAGCTGCTGCTGTCCGGTCCCGGCGGCGCCTACGCGCCGGGCACCGAGGCGGACTGGCACCTGCTGGCCGGGGACGAAAGCGCGTTGCCGGCCATCGCGGCGTCGCTCGAAGCGCTCCCGGCCGGGGCCCCGGCGCACGCGGTGATCCTCGTCGAGAACGCGGCCGAGGAGCAGCCGCTGGTCACCAAGGGGGACGTGCAGATCACCTGGCTGCACCGGGCTTCCGGCGGCGACGTCGCCGCGGCGGTGCGCGAGCTGCCGTGGCGCGACGGCGTCGTGCAGGCGTTCGTGCACGGCGAGGCGGGCTTCGTGCGGGACCTGCGGCGGTACCTGCTCGACGAGCGCGGGGTGCGGCGCGAGCTGCTGTCGATCTCGGGCTACTGGCGCGTGGGCAAGAACGACGAAGCCTGGCGCGAAGAGAAAGCGGCCGAACGGGCGCGCGAGAAGTAGCCTCGCGGCATGGCAGAACTCAAGGTGGAAGTCGACCCGGCCGAAGCCGGGTTCGACGTGGACCGGCTGACCAGGCTCGACGCGCACTTCGACCGGTACGTCGAGGACGGGCGGTTACCGGGCTGGCTCGCGGTGGTGAGCAGGCACGGCCGCATCGTCCACGTCGGCCGCGGCGGGCACCGCGACGTCGAAGCGGACCTCCCGGTGGAGACCGACACGCTCTGGCGCATCTTCTCGATGACCAAGCCGATCACCTCGGTGGCGGCGATGATGCTGGCCGAAGAGGGCTTGCTGGAGCTGGACGACCCGATTTCACGCTGGTTGCCCGAGTTCGCTTCGCCACGCGTGTTCGTCAAGGGGTCGGCGCTGTCGCCGCTCACCGAGCCGGCGACGTCGCCGATCCGGGTGTGGCACCTGCTGACGCACACGGCGGGCCTGACGTACGGCTTCCACCACGGCCACCCGGTGGACGCGATCTACCGGGCGGCGGGCTTCGAGTGGAGCACCCCGCCGGGCCTCGACCTGGCGGCGTGCTGCGAGCAGTGGGCGAAGCTGCCGCTGGTGTTCCAGCCGGGCGCGGAGTGGAACTACTCGATCGCGTCCGACGTGCTCGGGCGCTTGGTCGAAGTGGTGTCGGGCCTGCCACTGGACGAGTTCTTCTCGTCGCGGATCTTCACGCCGCTGGGCATGACGGACACGGCGTTCGTGGCTCCTTCCCTGCCGCGGCTGGCCGCGATGTACGTGCGCGACCCGGCATCGGGCCGCGCGGTCCGCAACGACGCGTTCGGCCGCGCGGGCACGTCCCGCCCGGACTGCCTGTCCGGCGGCGGCGGACTGGTGTCGTCGGCGGGCGACTACTGGCGTTTCACGGAGATGCTGCTGCGCGGCGGCGAACTCGACGGAGTTCGGCTGCTGTCCCCGCGGACGGTGTCGCTGATGGCTTCGAACCACCTGCCGGGGCGAGTGGACTTGGAGGCGTTCGGGCGCCCGCTGTTCGCGGAGATGCCATTCGACGGCCACGGTTTCGGGCTGGGGTTCTCGGTGCTGGAGGACCCGGTGAAGGCCCGGACGTTGTCATCGGCGGGGGAGTTCGCTTGGGGCGGGGCGGCTTCGACGGCGTTCTGGGTGGATCCGGATGAGGATCTGACGGTCGGGTTTTACACGCAGCTGTTGCCTTCGAGCACTTACCGGCTGCGACCGCAGTTGCGGCAGCTGGTCTATCAGGCGCTGGTGGACTGAGCTTCCGGAGGAGTTCCGGCTTGCTGTGGTGCATCTGGCTCTTCGGTCATTCGTGCCCAATCGCCCTTCGTCG encodes the following:
- a CDS encoding nitrite/sulfite reductase, producing the protein MATPTRQTPARPTRAKQKRGEGQWALGYREPLNPNERSKKDDHPLNVRARIENIYAHRGFDAIDPGDLRGRFRWFGLYTQRKPGIDGGRTATLEPEELDDSYFMLRVRLDGGALTTRQLTVLGEISQQYARDTADITDRQNIQYHWIRIEDVPAIWDKLEQSGMTTMEACGDSPRVILGSPVAGIAADEVIDGTPAIDEIKRRYIGKPEFANLPRKFKTAVSGQPDVAHEIHDIAFVGVDHPEHGPGFDVWVGGGLSTNPMLGQRLGAWVPLDEVPDVWEGVISIFRDYGYRRLRSRARIKFLVKDWGAEKFRQVLQDEYLKRELIDGPAPAEPAAPLDHVGVHPQVDGNFYVGAAPIAGRSSGGTLVAVAKAAERAGSARVRLTPQQKLVVLDVPEAQVATLEAELSELGLETKPSPWRRGVMACTGLEFCKLAIVETKARAQQLVADLEKSLADIQKDLDTPVSVHLNGCPNSCARIQTADIGLKGQIVTDAEGNQVEGFQVHLGGGLGLDAGFGRKLRGHKVTSGELTGYVERVVRNYVAGREPGERFAQWALRAEESALQ
- a CDS encoding putative leader peptide, yielding MRSGLDHIVDAWHAHVVTHAGDFLVARRHVDLLRVASALCAPVR
- a CDS encoding VOC family protein, producing the protein MQVKGFGAGYLVDDVAATTRFYADVLGLTVTVELDWFASVNAGAPGYEISFVQRGHASVPAGYRAAETTGVMFGLVVEDAAAEAKRLAEAGVDLVVPLVDEVYGQRHFYVADPDGVLLDVIEMIPVDPEWAAANLPAS
- the hemW gene encoding radical SAM family heme chaperone HemW — encoded protein: MPELRPDPATPIDPALPESALDGLGSRAFGVYVHVPFCATRCGYCDFNTYTAGELDSGSSPQSWLEGLRRELELAARVLVVPPAADTVFVGGGTPSLLGADGLASVLDAVRDVFGLAPGAEVTTESNPESTSPEFFAGIREAGYTRVSLGMQSAAPHVLKILDRVHTPGRPGQAAAEARAAGFDHVNLDVIYGTPGERPDDLLATLDAVLAAGVDHVSAYALIVEEGTALARRVRRGELPAPDDDVLAADYEMIDAALAAAGLRWYEVSNWAASDAARCRHNLGYWRGDDWWGAGPGAHSHVGGVRWWNVKHPARYAALLAGGDSPAGGREVLTDDDQHLERIMLELRVAEGLPLDALDEPGLAEARAAAAEGLLDPSALDTRGRAVLTDRGRLLADGVVRRLAG
- a CDS encoding NADP-dependent oxidoreductase, encoding MARAIKFDEYGDVEVLRVEDVPLPIAGPGQVLVEVRAAGINPGEAAIRRGFLHERYPATFPSGQGSDFAGVVAELGQGVEEIAVGDEVIGFVDTRSSHADFVVAEAENLTPKPADLPWEVAGSLFVAGTTAYAAVGAVCPREGETVVVSGAAGGVGSLAVQLAKLAGAEVIGLAGEANHEWLRELGVVPVSYGDGVLGRIREAAPDGVHAFVDTFGSGYVELALHLGIHPGRIDTIIDFEAAAKYNVKTDGNAAGASADILRELGLLLDKGLLTLPVARVYPLDEVRDAYRELEQRHTRGKIVLRP
- a CDS encoding TetR/AcrR family transcriptional regulator: MTVPPPPWRSAPRRRAAKPVLSQELVVKTGLEILAKEGFEAVTMRRVAQELDTGPASLYAHVSNKDELAELMLDAVLADVPLPEPDPARWDAQVKDLVRAQIRVMVAHPGIARVAWDIAVPVTPSSLQQGEAMLALLRAGGLGLKQATFAGDALSLYAKAYAYEASGWTWGDIDQAETAKRGEQMVAYMRSLPAESFPNMLRIGEFFSAETATERLEFALDTYLAGLKVLAAKN
- a CDS encoding SgcJ/EcaC family oxidoreductase, translating into MTTTTAEADVRAVLGKLTQAWNDGDATAYGRLFTEDADYVTFFGANFAGRAGIESSHRALFEGPLKGIKLTGRPDAAAKVRFVRPDVAVAVVGGGSSVTGSDTTDEGRESTVTFVLVREDGEWLITAFQNTRVSDPRS
- a CDS encoding siderophore-interacting protein codes for the protein MAEAPRRSGRPAVRLRVLRTERLTPHMIRIVAGGDGIAAFSPNEFTDAYVKVLFKVPGVEYPEPFDVQECRATLPREHWPRQRSYTVRAFDPQAGELVIDFVHHGDEGIAGPWAAAAQPGDELLLSGPGGAYAPGTEADWHLLAGDESALPAIAASLEALPAGAPAHAVILVENAAEEQPLVTKGDVQITWLHRASGGDVAAAVRELPWRDGVVQAFVHGEAGFVRDLRRYLLDERGVRRELLSISGYWRVGKNDEAWREEKAAERAREK
- a CDS encoding serine hydrolase codes for the protein MAELKVEVDPAEAGFDVDRLTRLDAHFDRYVEDGRLPGWLAVVSRHGRIVHVGRGGHRDVEADLPVETDTLWRIFSMTKPITSVAAMMLAEEGLLELDDPISRWLPEFASPRVFVKGSALSPLTEPATSPIRVWHLLTHTAGLTYGFHHGHPVDAIYRAAGFEWSTPPGLDLAACCEQWAKLPLVFQPGAEWNYSIASDVLGRLVEVVSGLPLDEFFSSRIFTPLGMTDTAFVAPSLPRLAAMYVRDPASGRAVRNDAFGRAGTSRPDCLSGGGGLVSSAGDYWRFTEMLLRGGELDGVRLLSPRTVSLMASNHLPGRVDLEAFGRPLFAEMPFDGHGFGLGFSVLEDPVKARTLSSAGEFAWGGAASTAFWVDPDEDLTVGFYTQLLPSSTYRLRPQLRQLVYQALVD